The Pseudanabaena sp. PCC 6802 genomic interval TGCTAAATCAATCAATTCTATGCAATCACAAGGAAAACCAAACGATGACCGCACTGACTGTTTTTGGGACTAAACCCCAAGACGCTATTTTTCTCCCTCCACAGCCCTTTGCTGTGAGGCTCAACTGCCAAACTGGGCAGATCGCCTTGAGTGAGAATGAGTTTCTGGGTGACTCGCTCGAAATTTCGATTATCAAAGTCGCTCGTTACTTCGGCGATTTAGGCAAAACCAAGCAAGCTGAATGGCTGCAAATTTTCTTTGTGCCAGCCCCAGCCAGCAAGATTCTCCCTGCAAATACGGTGTGCGTGAGCTACATCAAAACGCGATCGCTGGCTCAGTTTGCCCAAACTATCACTCGCTTGATGGAGAACGGCGAACCCGCAGAGGGCATCTTTATGCTTTCGTTCCTGAGCCACACGAACGCTCAAGGTCAGCCCTACAAGTCTGTCAAGTTCGACTGGAGAGAGCGTAAGACGGCGGCTGAGAAGAAGCAACTCGAATTGATTGCAGCTTTCATACAGAGCAAACCTGAACTTGCCGACACGAATGGCACTCGCGAAATGGTTTGCCTTGATGCTGTGGCTGCTGAGAAATAGCTTGTTTGAGTTTGGTAGTTCTCCAACAAAAACTACCACTTTTCTATTGACTTTCAAGACGACATCAAAACATTCAGGAATAAAACTATGACAGTTAGAACTTGGTATCGCAACTTAGGAACACCTATTACATCGGGCATGACCATCGACGAACAGCTAAAAGAGGCTGGACTTGATTGGACAGTTGAACTTTCACCGATTAGCTATGGTGATGACTGCTCGACCGAAGAATACCTTGCCGCCTATCGCAGCGATACGCAACAAATGCTAAGCATCTATGGAAAATGGCGTAAGCCTTTCCAAAATCGCCAGATCCTCGAAACTTTCCATACTTTCTGCGAACAGAACGACTTGCAAATCGATCGCATCGGTTGTCTCAAAGCAGGGAAAGAGCTTTTTGCTTTCACCAAACTACCCATCGAAATCGACGTGAAGAAAGTAGGCGATATCACAGAGACCCACTTGATGATTACCGAATCGCACGAGTGCGGTAGGGGATTGCAGATCGATCTGTACTTTAATCGGCTTGTCTGCACCAATGGCATGACCAGACCTGTACGCCAGAGACAGCAAATTATCAACCACGTCTCGAATTACAACAGCGAAACGCGCGGGCGCGCTAGCGTAGCGTCTCGCATTGCTGGCATTCTGACTCATGCACTCAAGACGGTTAGAGACTACGAGAATATATCGAATCGCCTTGCCGATGTTGCTCTTACCAAACAGGAAGCAGAGCTTCATCTCATTAAAGCCTTTGGCGATCCTAACAAACCTCTAGCGGAGCAGCCCAAGATCGTACAAACTTGCCTCAAGCTATTTCTCGGTGAAGGACAAGGCAGCGATTTACTGTCTGCCTACAACACCGCCTATGGATTGCTCGAATCGGTAAAAGAGTACATCAACTGGCACTCGCCTGTTAGAGGTAGCCTTGAGACTGCATTTTCTAGCTTGTGTTATGGCAGCAGAAAGCAGAAGCAGGAAGCTTTTATACAGCAACTTGTATCTGTCCATCTGTAAATTTTTAAGGGGATGCGTGCAACATCCCCTACACGAAAGCAACCCACAAACTTTGCTCAGTCAGAAACGATGGGATATGGGATGTGGTGAGCTTCGCTCGTTCAAATCTTTGCGCCCTTAACCCACCCACCCATCGCGGGCGCACCACTCCCCCGACCGTGTTCGTCACGGAAACCGCTCCTCGACACTTACCACCCCAAACACAACAATTAATAGGGTCTGTACAGACCTGTCACTACTCCTTGGACGATCAAATCCATCTCAGGATGAATCGGAATTGGCTGATAGTCAGGATTCTCAGGCAAAAGCTTGACCTTCCCAGCATGGCTGTACAGCCGTTTGATTGTCTGTTCGCCATTCACCACCGCCACCACAATCCTGCCATGTACGGGTTCGACAGCTTTATTCACGAAAACGAGATCTCTATCGATGATGCCAACACCGCTCATCGAATCCCCAGCCACCTGTAACGCAAAAGTCGTCGCAGGGTAGGGCACCAGACCACCAGGAATCATAACGTAATCCTGGATGCAATCGTCAGTAGATGAAGGCTGTCCCGCCGAAACATGGCACAAGAACAGCGGTAATCGTACCTGTATCGATAAATCGATATCAGAAGGATCGATATTCATAAAAAGTCTCGGAATATTGTACTTTTATCAAAGCACAAAAAAAACAGATAATCTAGTCCCTTTTCATCTTAAAAAATGGAATTTTTACACATTTTGTCAAATCTATCTCCACCCGTTCGAGTCTGACCTCCCGTTTTGGTGGATCGAGAACCACAGGTAAGAATCTATACACAACCTGATCGTTGATGAAAATTGACTCCAATTGTCCGAATCGAAGCAGCAAAATATCTAGCTTTACCTTTAACTTTTCCGCGATCGCATCAGAACAGCAAATCGTTAAACAACGACCTTGCAAAGAGCAATCGCTTAAACCAAGCAGAAGGTCAAGGCTCTTGAATCTTTGTTTTGGTGCCCATATTTCTCTTGGTTCCATCGCGTGCCACCAATTCTTTTACAACAACAGTTAAATCCTCAATCGCCTCGCGCAGCTCGTCAATCTCTTTCTTGATCTGCCGATTTTCTGCTTCTAGTTTAGCCCCTTGTCCCTTGGGCAAACTCTTGTCCCGCGTCCGCGCCTTTGACTGATACGCGGCAAAATCCTCCAGGTTAAATTGCCGCCGCACCTCCTCAGGAGTCTTGCCCATATATTGAGCGATCGCCTCAATCGAACGATCCTTCAGTAACTTTTTACCCGATAGCCAATCGCTAACCGCTTGCCGAGCCACGCCCAGAATAGCCGCAAACCGATTAGCAGAGCCGTGCTTGTCTACTTCCGATTGCACCCATTTTTGGAGATCCATGCATCTAACCTGCTAGTGACAGGCATATATCTTGCCATAAACGTAGAATAAATGCTAGTCTGTCTACATCATGCTAGTAGCAGGTATACAGTGATGACCGCAGAAAGACGACCACAAATCTTCAAGTCAGGAGAAACCGAGATGATCCGCATCCCAAAATCTATCAGGGACGAGGTACAAGCGCTGATTAACCGCGAATGCGCCCGCAAGCTCGATGCCATGGCTCGCAAGTTTGAGGAGGCAGCTTCAAGATGAATACTCCAGCAAAACCCTTGTTGCCCCTCGATCCAACGCTCAGGCAAAGAGCGATCGGTGTTGCCACACGTCTGATGACCGAGTTTACCAAGGGTGGTAAGTACCGCATTCCTGTCGCCAAATACGCTCAGGAAGTCTGCAAAATCTTCCGCATTCCCCTGTTGCCCAAAGAAGCGCCTGTAACTGTTGCTGTCAAAAAACTTGAGCAGTGGCGCGCTCAGGTCAATTTCCGCACGGTCACTGACGCGGACATCGAGGCGGTTTTGCCTCAGTTGGAAAGTTTGGTTAAGACAATCCGCTTAGCGATTGGCAGCAAAATTATCACCCGCGAACAGCGCAAGCGGTCACACAACCATCGCTGTCCAAAGGAGCGTAATACCAACCCGCGTCCCCTACACATGCCAGAAGGTGACGATCCCTATGTTGACTAATCCCTAACCCCAAAACAACTGATTTTAGAACTGGAGTGTAATTTATGACCGTCATTCATGCCATTCACAGCAACCGCTTTACGCAAATTGACAACGACATTTTGCGCGACGAGCGCTTGTCCTTCCGCGCCCACGGCTTGCACAGCTACTTGCTCAGCTTTCCCTCAGATTGGCACTTCGATCTTAACTGGATCGCCGATCGCGTCAAAGATGGGATCTCTGCTATCCGCTCTGCGATCGACGAGCTAATCAATTTTGGTTACGTGCGCCGCGTCATCACGCGATCGCCATCGGGACAATTTCAATCTTGGGACTACGAAGTATACGAGCGTCCCTTACCCATCGATCCACTGCCTGAAGGTCGAAAAATTCAGCAGCCTGAGCCAGTCGAACAGCTTACTCTACCGCTTGCTACAAAAGCACCTCAGCCACTTTCAGGTTTACCACAAATGGGCGAACCATTTATGGGCAATCGCACACATATAAATAATGAATTCCACGAAGAAGGAATTAAAAAATATCTCTCTCTGTCTGCGCCCACAAAAAATGTGGAGAGAGAGAATTTTGAAAATTTTATAGATCTCTCAAAACCCATTGACAAAACCTCTGTGGAATCCAGAAGTAAAGATAAATCTCGCCGCGCCTCCAGCATTTGGTCAACCCTGGATGACACCTTCAAAAACTTCTGCTGGCAGCAGGTAGACAAGCTACCTCACCGTCCCGCCGATCCAATTGCCTGGATACTCTCGCGCCTCGAACACCTGGAAGCTGAATACGAAAGACTCTACCCGCAAACTGCCTCACCAGACAGCAGATATGCCGAGTGGCAAGCGATCCTCGACGATCCCATGCGTGGGGTTAGCTACCTCATGTCACAAGTACCGTCTGACTGTCCCGAATACGAAGAACGCTACAACTTTGCCTTCAGGAGGTAGCTATGGAAACTCAAGAAAACTTGCCCATAATATCTGCGATTCCTGCACCAGTCCGAGATCGTTCAGTCAGACCGCCGTGGAAATGCTTTTGTTGCTGCGACTCTGGCAAGGTATCTAACCCATACCTCAGCAATTTTGTACTAGGGGAAAATGGCAAGCCATTCATCTGTCAGCGACCAGATTGTGAGGAAGGGAAAAAATACCACACTGCCTATTATCTATCTGATGCTCAACGGCAGGAATATGCCAAAAAGCACGGCGGGGAAGCCATGTCAAGTCGTGAGTATCAAGCTCAGTGGGACATGCGCCTTACTGCTGCCCACTGCGAACAGATGCACCTATGGCACAAGGCGGATTGGGATAAACACGCAGCCCAGAGATCTAAACGGCTCAACTACGGGCAACCAATTTCTAGCCTCACCCAGAAACTATCAATGCCCAATGGCAAGGAATCTTGATGAAGCATCTCGATCTGTTCGCTGGCATCGGCGGGTTTACCCTCGCAGCCCAATCGCTCGGCATTGAGACCGTGCAATTTGTCGAAATCAACTCCTACTGCTGCCATGTTCTACGAAAAAACTTCCCCACCATCCCCATCCACAGAGATATCAGGACTTTCCATGCCAAGCCAAACCAATTCGACCTCATCACGGGTGGATCTCCCTGCCAAGACCTCAGCCTCGCTGGCAAACGCACGGGAATTGCAGGCAGTCGCTCAGGACTCTGGTTCGAGATGCTCCGAATCATCGAGGCAGCAAAGCCCAGATTTGTCATTTGGGAAAACGTCAAAGGAGCTTTCTACACAGGTGGACTTGCCGAAGTTTTGCAAGGACTCTGCCAATTGGGCTATCGCTTCGATGTGGAAATCCTATCGGCAGCGGCAGTCGGAGCACCCCATCTACGCGAACGCATCTTTGTGGCTGCCTACGCCAGTAGCCTATGCGGGCAAGCACCGCCCTGGTCAAACCAAGT includes:
- a CDS encoding LexA family protein codes for the protein MNIDPSDIDLSIQVRLPLFLCHVSAGQPSSTDDCIQDYVMIPGGLVPYPATTFALQVAGDSMSGVGIIDRDLVFVNKAVEPVHGRIVVAVVNGEQTIKRLYSHAGKVKLLPENPDYQPIPIHPEMDLIVQGVVTGLYRPY
- a CDS encoding DUF932 domain-containing protein, which encodes MTVRTWYRNLGTPITSGMTIDEQLKEAGLDWTVELSPISYGDDCSTEEYLAAYRSDTQQMLSIYGKWRKPFQNRQILETFHTFCEQNDLQIDRIGCLKAGKELFAFTKLPIEIDVKKVGDITETHLMITESHECGRGLQIDLYFNRLVCTNGMTRPVRQRQQIINHVSNYNSETRGRASVASRIAGILTHALKTVRDYENISNRLADVALTKQEAELHLIKAFGDPNKPLAEQPKIVQTCLKLFLGEGQGSDLLSAYNTAYGLLESVKEYINWHSPVRGSLETAFSSLCYGSRKQKQEAFIQQLVSVHL
- a CDS encoding DNA cytosine methyltransferase; translation: MKHLDLFAGIGGFTLAAQSLGIETVQFVEINSYCCHVLRKNFPTIPIHRDIRTFHAKPNQFDLITGGSPCQDLSLAGKRTGIAGSRSGLWFEMLRIIEAAKPRFVIWENVKGAFYTGGLAEVLQGLCQLGYRFDVEILSAAAVGAPHLRERIFVAAYASSLCGQAPPWSNQVRSQIAAVTDPNGIAGIRSGAGNQTILAPWRSLKPPICGVAHGLSRRLDRLAAIGNAVVPAVAAIALQRVLYLENLR
- a CDS encoding helix-turn-helix domain-containing protein, with the translated sequence MDLQKWVQSEVDKHGSANRFAAILGVARQAVSDWLSGKKLLKDRSIEAIAQYMGKTPEEVRRQFNLEDFAAYQSKARTRDKSLPKGQGAKLEAENRQIKKEIDELREAIEDLTVVVKELVARDGTKRNMGTKTKIQEP